From the genome of Gloeomargarita sp. SRBZ-1_bins_9, one region includes:
- a CDS encoding NAD(+) kinase: MQLRQVIITYKAHDPESKQWAIRCEQELRAQGVRVLLGPSGPKDNPYPVFLASANQGIDLALVLGGDGTALGAARHLASEGIPILAVNIGGRLGFLTEPAEVLRNTQAVWERLRADQYAVQKRMMVQAQLFEGNARPGQPASEVFWALNEMAVKPASVDRLPTCVLEVEIDGELVDQYQGDGLIVATPTGSTSYTLSAGGSILHPGMEALAVVPICPLSLSSRPLILPPAFVVSIWPLQDRDLNTKLWMDGVLATSIWPGQRVDVRRAPRDAHFIILQENYSYYRILREKLQWAGALVPYPNNHRVTS; this comes from the coding sequence GTGCAGCTCAGGCAAGTCATTATCACCTACAAGGCCCACGACCCGGAAAGTAAGCAGTGGGCTATCCGCTGTGAGCAGGAGTTGAGGGCGCAGGGGGTGCGGGTGTTGTTAGGCCCCAGTGGCCCCAAGGACAACCCCTATCCGGTCTTTCTGGCCTCGGCCAATCAGGGCATTGATTTGGCGTTGGTACTGGGGGGCGATGGCACGGCGTTGGGGGCGGCACGACACTTGGCCAGCGAAGGCATCCCCATCCTGGCGGTCAATATTGGGGGGCGCTTGGGGTTTCTGACGGAACCGGCGGAGGTGTTGCGCAACACGCAAGCAGTCTGGGAACGCCTGCGGGCAGACCAGTACGCCGTCCAGAAACGTATGATGGTCCAGGCGCAACTGTTTGAGGGCAACGCACGACCAGGCCAACCGGCTAGCGAGGTGTTCTGGGCCTTGAACGAAATGGCCGTTAAACCCGCCAGCGTGGACCGGCTGCCGACCTGCGTGCTGGAGGTGGAAATTGACGGCGAACTGGTGGACCAGTACCAGGGGGATGGTTTGATCGTGGCGACGCCCACCGGTTCAACGTCCTACACCTTGTCGGCGGGGGGGTCCATCCTCCACCCCGGTATGGAAGCGTTAGCGGTGGTCCCCATCTGTCCCTTGAGCCTTTCCAGCCGCCCCCTGATCCTGCCGCCGGCTTTCGTGGTGAGCATTTGGCCGTTGCAGGACCGGGACCTGAACACCAAGTTGTGGATGGATGGAGTTTTGGCCACCAGCATTTGGCCGGGCCAACGGGTGGATGTGCGCCGGGCGCCACGGGATGCCCACTTCATCATCCTCCAGGAAAACTACTCCTACTACCGCATCCTGCGGGAAAAGTTGCAGTGGGCCGGTGCCCTGGTCCCCTATCCCAACAACCACCGGGTGACCTCATAG
- a CDS encoding pseudouridine synthase — protein MAYRYLLFHKPYRVLCQFRDDQGRRTLKDFIPIPEVYPVGRLDYDSEGLLLLTNDGRLQHRLTDPRYGHPRTYWVQVEGIPTPAVLEQLRQGVVIRGYRTRPAEVVFLAQEPTLPPRDPPIRFRRAIPTSWLQITLREGRNRQVRRMTAAVGYPTLRLVRVAIGPLQLGDLPPGCWRELTPAERQQLGQLTRL, from the coding sequence ATGGCGTATCGTTATCTCCTGTTTCACAAGCCTTACCGGGTGTTGTGCCAGTTTCGGGATGACCAAGGCCGCCGGACGCTCAAGGATTTTATTCCGATTCCGGAGGTCTATCCGGTGGGGCGGTTGGACTACGACAGTGAAGGGCTGCTGCTGCTTACCAACGATGGCCGTCTGCAACATCGCCTGACCGACCCCCGCTACGGTCACCCCCGCACCTACTGGGTCCAGGTGGAGGGCATCCCGACGCCGGCGGTGCTGGAGCAGTTGCGCCAGGGGGTGGTCATCCGGGGTTACCGCACCCGTCCGGCCGAGGTGGTCTTCCTGGCCCAGGAACCGACCCTGCCGCCCCGGGACCCCCCGATTCGGTTTCGGCGGGCCATTCCAACCAGTTGGTTGCAAATCACCCTGCGGGAGGGGCGCAATCGCCAGGTGCGGCGGATGACGGCGGCGGTGGGGTATCCCACGTTGCGGTTGGTGCGGGTGGCCATTGGACCGTTGCAGCTCGGGGATTTGCCGCCGGGATGCTGGCGCGAACTCACCCCCGCCGAACGACAGCAACTGGGGCAGCTGACTCGGCTATGA
- a CDS encoding anhydro-N-acetylmuramic acid kinase encodes MWRLADVQRLDKRIVAGLLSGTSMDGIDVCLCEIHRQPWQCRWLTARTVPYPPSLRWALLQSSGNLAQIAHWHRQIGEAFAEALAQVLADFPTEVHLIGSHGQTVYHEHQRVTLQLGEPAFLAARFGCPVVSDFRIHDVAVGGCGAPLVPYVDARLLGHLQRPVLALNLGGIANCTLVVAGQAHLAFDCGPANMVLDELAALFTRGQQRCDRDGQWAKQGQLRQAWLDHLMAHPFLAQPPPKSAGREQFGAGFVQELVNYVNPGSPQSWYDLFATVTYFTAAAIVAQYRRWVRPQQEVTEVIVSGGGVHNPVLLQHLQDLFAPIPIHSSSIYGIDPDSKEALAFAILAAERIDGRPTNIPAVTGAQRAVLLGKITEL; translated from the coding sequence ATGTGGCGATTGGCTGATGTGCAAAGGCTGGACAAACGCATCGTGGCGGGTTTGCTGTCGGGGACGTCCATGGATGGTATTGATGTGTGTTTGTGTGAAATCCACCGGCAACCCTGGCAGTGTCGTTGGTTGACGGCCCGTACGGTGCCCTATCCCCCATCTCTGCGCTGGGCGTTGCTGCAGTCATCCGGGAATCTGGCGCAAATTGCCCACTGGCACCGGCAGATTGGGGAGGCCTTTGCGGAGGCGTTGGCCCAGGTGTTGGCGGATTTCCCCACCGAGGTGCATTTGATCGGCAGTCACGGCCAGACGGTCTATCACGAGCACCAGCGGGTGACGTTGCAACTGGGGGAACCGGCTTTCCTGGCGGCGCGGTTCGGCTGTCCGGTGGTGTCGGATTTTCGTATCCACGATGTGGCGGTGGGGGGATGTGGCGCGCCCTTGGTGCCCTATGTGGATGCCCGGCTGTTGGGGCACCTGCAACGACCGGTGTTGGCGTTGAATTTGGGGGGAATTGCCAATTGCACCCTGGTGGTGGCAGGGCAGGCCCACTTGGCTTTTGACTGCGGCCCGGCCAATATGGTGTTGGATGAGTTGGCGGCCCTGTTTACCCGGGGACAACAGCGCTGCGACCGGGATGGGCAGTGGGCGAAGCAGGGACAGCTGCGACAGGCTTGGTTGGATCACCTGATGGCCCATCCGTTTCTGGCGCAACCACCCCCCAAATCGGCCGGGCGGGAACAGTTTGGCGCTGGGTTTGTGCAGGAGCTGGTGAACTACGTCAACCCCGGCTCGCCCCAGTCCTGGTATGACCTGTTCGCAACGGTGACCTACTTCACGGCGGCGGCCATTGTTGCCCAGTACCGGCGCTGGGTGCGTCCCCAGCAGGAGGTAACGGAAGTCATCGTTAGCGGTGGGGGGGTGCATAACCCGGTTTTGCTGCAGCATTTGCAAGATTTGTTTGCCCCCATCCCAATCCACTCTAGCAGCATTTACGGCATTGACCCCGACAGTAAAGAGGCCCTGGCGTTTGCCATTCTAGCGGCGGAACGGATTGACGGTCGTCCGACCAATATCCCGGCGGTTACGGGGGCGCAACGGGCTGTACTCCTGGGCAAGATCACTGAGTTGTAG
- the murQ gene encoding N-acetylmuramic acid 6-phosphate etherase, whose protein sequence is MVDRGHLLTEQRHPESTYLDRCSVEDMLRLMNRADQQVPLVVERAIPSIARAVEIIGQQLAQGHRLFYLGAGTSGRLGVLDAAECPPTFSTDPEMVQGIIAGGDRALKQAVEGAEDDREQAIRDIQARGFRQGDVLCGIAAGSTTPYVLAGLEYAQALGSPTIFITCNPEGAQWVRVDQAIVLPVGPEILTGSTRLKAGTATKLVLNMLSTAVMVKLGKVYGNLMVDLRATNQKLWDRGTRFVQYLTGLEREAAYQLLVQAQGQVKTAVVMHHRQVGFAEAQQLLAAAQGHLRRVIGDVAIG, encoded by the coding sequence ATGGTTGACCGGGGGCATTTGTTGACGGAGCAGCGGCATCCGGAGAGCACCTATCTGGACCGATGTTCGGTTGAGGACATGCTGCGTCTGATGAACCGGGCAGACCAGCAGGTGCCCTTGGTGGTGGAACGGGCCATTCCGTCCATTGCCCGGGCGGTGGAGATCATCGGGCAGCAGTTGGCCCAGGGACATCGCCTGTTTTACCTGGGGGCGGGCACCAGCGGACGTTTGGGGGTTCTGGATGCGGCTGAATGTCCCCCCACGTTTTCCACCGACCCGGAGATGGTCCAGGGGATTATTGCCGGGGGGGACCGGGCGCTTAAACAGGCGGTGGAGGGGGCAGAAGACGACCGGGAGCAGGCCATCCGGGACATACAGGCGCGGGGCTTCCGCCAGGGCGATGTGCTGTGTGGGATCGCTGCCGGTTCTACAACGCCCTACGTGCTGGCGGGTTTGGAGTACGCCCAGGCCTTGGGCAGTCCTACAATTTTCATCACCTGCAATCCCGAGGGGGCGCAATGGGTGAGGGTGGACCAGGCGATTGTTTTACCGGTTGGGCCGGAAATTCTCACCGGTTCGACGCGCCTGAAGGCGGGAACGGCCACCAAATTGGTGCTCAATATGCTCAGCACGGCGGTGATGGTGAAGCTGGGTAAGGTCTACGGCAATCTGATGGTGGATTTGCGGGCGACCAACCAAAAGTTGTGGGATCGGGGGACGCGGTTTGTGCAGTATTTGACGGGGTTGGAGCGGGAGGCGGCCTACCAATTGCTGGTGCAGGCCCAAGGACAGGTGAAAACGGCGGTGGTGATGCATCATCGGCAGGTGGGTTTTGCCGAGGCCCAACAATTACTGGCGGCGGCCCAGGGCCATTTGCGCCGGGTAATCGGGGATGTGGCGATTGGCTGA
- a CDS encoding FAD-binding domain-containing protein has translation MPPINLVWFRRDLRLGDNEIVWRGSQGLILPFFVIDPWFYRQPEISAHRVQFLWESLADLDWQLRQRGSQLYIFLGPSIAVIQTLTQELLTQGYIPHLWFNRDIQVTYGLERDRAIVQFYRERHLPITEGTNFFLNPNGHGDDWLEKYYAYQNQPLYPTPERLTTPPLTLTTPQIPLADIAKTFNLPCAPNPWFKGGASQAQATLQSFLERRFWGYHWKLSRPWLAQQGATSHLSPHLTFGTISNRQVYQAVQQKRRAYPDHHRAVLSLRAFRDRLRWRDAASQRLYDNPQLVHRNLYPEFDDWYTDAPLSPEKQELFWRWQQGLTGFPLVDASMRQLRHMGWMNFRMRAMCATFLTINCGISWHHGARHYMQYLIDGDLAIDHWQWQSQAGITNPLAPGFRIYNPERNARERDENWQFIHYWVPELRAIGPDDWGKVSLAHYPPPMLDWAQTRQHHGAIIQGIRARIRQRLYREQGPELTRAQQTQTAIQRYHQRWQRYYQQAAGVQQLSLDWGPWPE, from the coding sequence ATGCCCCCGATTAATTTGGTTTGGTTTCGCCGGGATTTGCGCCTGGGGGATAACGAAATCGTGTGGCGGGGCAGCCAGGGCCTAATCCTCCCTTTTTTCGTCATTGACCCCTGGTTTTACCGGCAACCGGAAATCAGCGCCCATCGCGTGCAGTTTTTGTGGGAATCCCTGGCGGATTTAGACTGGCAACTGCGACAGCGGGGCAGTCAGCTTTATATCTTTTTGGGCCCCAGCATAGCCGTGATCCAGACCTTGACCCAGGAACTGTTGACCCAGGGGTACATACCCCACCTATGGTTCAACCGGGACATCCAGGTGACCTACGGACTAGAACGGGACCGGGCCATTGTGCAGTTCTACCGCGAACGTCATTTGCCCATTACGGAAGGCACCAACTTTTTCCTGAACCCCAACGGTCACGGGGACGATTGGCTGGAGAAGTACTACGCCTACCAAAACCAACCCCTGTATCCCACGCCCGAACGGTTGACGACCCCCCCGCTCACCCTGACCACCCCCCAAATCCCCCTAGCGGATATTGCCAAAACGTTCAACCTCCCCTGTGCACCCAACCCCTGGTTCAAGGGCGGTGCATCCCAAGCGCAAGCCACCCTGCAATCTTTTTTAGAGCGGCGCTTTTGGGGCTATCACTGGAAACTTTCTCGTCCCTGGTTAGCCCAGCAGGGGGCCACCTCCCACCTCTCGCCCCATTTGACCTTCGGCACGATTAGCAACCGCCAGGTGTACCAGGCCGTGCAGCAAAAACGCCGCGCCTACCCCGACCATCACCGGGCCGTTTTATCCCTGCGGGCCTTTCGAGACCGGTTACGCTGGCGCGATGCCGCTAGTCAACGCCTCTACGACAACCCCCAGTTGGTCCATCGCAATCTCTACCCCGAATTCGACGACTGGTACACCGACGCCCCCCTATCGCCCGAGAAACAGGAGCTGTTTTGGCGCTGGCAACAAGGGTTGACCGGTTTTCCCCTGGTGGATGCCAGCATGCGCCAATTGCGGCACATGGGGTGGATGAACTTTCGCATGCGGGCTATGTGCGCCACCTTTTTGACCATCAACTGCGGCATTTCTTGGCACCACGGCGCCCGCCACTACATGCAGTATTTAATCGACGGGGACCTGGCGATTGACCACTGGCAATGGCAAAGCCAAGCGGGGATTACCAACCCCTTAGCGCCCGGTTTTCGCATCTACAACCCCGAACGCAACGCCCGCGAGCGGGATGAAAACTGGCAATTTATCCACTACTGGGTGCCGGAGCTGCGCGCCATTGGTCCGGACGATTGGGGTAAAGTTTCCCTGGCCCATTACCCCCCACCCATGCTGGACTGGGCGCAAACCCGACAACACCATGGCGCCATCATCCAGGGCATCCGCGCCCGTATCCGCCAACGCCTGTATCGCGAACAGGGACCCGAACTCACCCGCGCCCAACAGACCCAAACCGCCATCCAACGCTATCACCAGCGCTGGCAACGCTATTACCAACAGGCCGCCGGCGTGCAGCAGTTGTCCCTGGATTGGGGTCCTTGGCCGGAATAG
- a CDS encoding rhodanese-like domain-containing protein → MTQAQTTLPGLRCWDPATLKAEWEAGRVWLVDVREPAEYAGERIPGAVCHPLSKLNPAEIKCPEDKVLVLYCQSGNRSYRAAQQLLAAGCEQVTHLQGGILAWKDAGYPVERNPKAPISLFRQVQIVAGSLVLLGTILGATVSPWFLLLSGFVGAGLVFAGVTNTCALGMLLAKLPYNQRVGQTWQS, encoded by the coding sequence ATGACTCAAGCGCAAACGACGTTGCCTGGGTTGCGGTGCTGGGACCCGGCGACGCTGAAGGCGGAGTGGGAGGCCGGACGGGTATGGCTGGTGGATGTGCGAGAACCGGCGGAGTACGCAGGAGAGCGGATTCCGGGAGCGGTCTGTCATCCCCTGTCCAAGCTCAACCCGGCAGAAATTAAGTGCCCGGAGGACAAGGTTCTGGTGTTGTACTGCCAGTCGGGGAACCGTTCCTATCGGGCAGCGCAGCAACTGTTGGCCGCCGGGTGCGAGCAGGTGACCCATCTGCAAGGGGGTATCTTGGCCTGGAAGGACGCCGGTTATCCGGTGGAGCGCAATCCGAAAGCGCCGATTAGCCTGTTCCGGCAGGTGCAAATTGTGGCCGGGTCTCTGGTGTTGCTGGGGACGATCCTGGGGGCGACGGTCTCGCCTTGGTTCCTGCTGCTGAGCGGGTTTGTGGGGGCGGGGCTGGTATTCGCCGGCGTGACCAATACCTGCGCCCTGGGGATGCTCTTGGCCAAGTTGCCCTATAACCAGCGGGTGGGCCAAACATGGCAGTCCTAG
- a CDS encoding MBL fold metallo-hydrolase yields MLFRQLYDRETWTYSYLIADPETKEAALVDSVLEQVERDVQLLRELGLTLRYALETHVHADHITGAGKLREVTGCQTVMPVGAKAECADRFIADGEVLQVGKVSIQAIATLGHTDSHMAYLVNGTHLLTGDSLFIRGCGRTDFQSGNPGQLYDSITQRLFTLPDETLVYPGHDYRGHTVSTIGEEKRWNPRLAGKSRDEFIAIMNSLNLPDPKKIAEAVPANERCGLVTV; encoded by the coding sequence ATGCTATTTCGGCAGTTATACGACCGGGAGACCTGGACCTACAGCTATCTGATTGCCGATCCGGAGACGAAGGAGGCGGCGCTAGTAGATTCGGTCCTGGAGCAGGTGGAGCGGGATGTGCAGTTGTTGCGGGAGTTAGGGCTGACCCTGCGCTATGCCCTGGAGACCCACGTCCATGCCGACCATATTACTGGTGCCGGCAAGCTGCGGGAGGTCACCGGGTGTCAGACGGTGATGCCGGTGGGGGCCAAGGCGGAGTGCGCCGACCGGTTCATTGCCGATGGTGAGGTGCTCCAGGTGGGGAAGGTCTCGATTCAGGCGATTGCTACCCTGGGGCATACGGACAGTCACATGGCCTATCTGGTCAACGGCACGCACCTGTTGACGGGGGATTCCTTGTTTATCCGGGGTTGTGGCCGGACGGATTTCCAAAGCGGCAACCCTGGTCAGCTCTATGATTCCATTACCCAGCGGCTGTTTACCTTGCCGGATGAAACGCTGGTGTATCCGGGGCATGACTACCGGGGTCATACGGTTTCGACCATTGGGGAGGAAAAGCGCTGGAACCCGCGGTTGGCCGGCAAGTCTCGGGATGAGTTTATTGCCATCATGAACAGCCTGAACCTGCCGGATCCGAAGAAGATTGCTGAAGCGGTGCCGGCGAACGAACGCTGCGGTCTAGTGACGGTGTAA
- a CDS encoding metalloregulator ArsR/SmtB family transcription factor translates to MATMSVAVLEQVADYFKVLSEVSRLQVLCTLKDGPKNVTEIMAATGLGQANVSKHLKILTQAGMVQRQPQGVQVYYQISDPIILPMCELVCQGLQNRLQAQLQTFEATRT, encoded by the coding sequence ATGGCGACAATGTCAGTGGCCGTGCTCGAGCAGGTGGCGGACTACTTTAAGGTTCTGTCGGAGGTCAGCCGGTTGCAAGTGCTGTGTACCCTTAAAGACGGCCCCAAAAACGTCACCGAAATCATGGCGGCGACGGGGTTAGGCCAGGCCAACGTCTCCAAGCACCTAAAAATTCTCACCCAGGCGGGGATGGTGCAGCGGCAGCCCCAGGGGGTGCAGGTGTACTACCAAATCAGCGACCCCATCATCCTGCCCATGTGCGAGCTGGTGTGTCAGGGGTTGCAGAACCGGTTGCAGGCCCAACTGCAGACCTTTGAAGCTACGCGGACCTAG
- the pth gene encoding aminoacyl-tRNA hydrolase produces the protein MTPLRLVVGLGNPGARYERTRHNVGFRAVEALAHHWGVTWREKSQWHGWIAEGPEVLLLKPSTYMNQSGLAVHAVCRWFQFTPREILVIYDDLDLPFGRLRLRAQGSAGGHNGIKSIIAHLGTQEFPRLRIGIGRPLGGDSAHYVLAPFPPEQEALLPRLLGEVVRVVDLIQQQGLERTMNVANTWVLPTP, from the coding sequence ATGACCCCCTTGCGTTTGGTGGTGGGGTTGGGGAATCCGGGGGCCAGGTACGAGCGCACACGGCACAATGTGGGGTTTCGGGCAGTAGAAGCCCTGGCGCACCACTGGGGAGTCACCTGGCGGGAAAAAAGCCAGTGGCATGGCTGGATAGCCGAGGGGCCGGAGGTTCTGCTGCTCAAGCCCAGTACCTATATGAACCAGTCGGGGTTAGCGGTCCACGCCGTTTGTCGCTGGTTTCAGTTCACCCCTCGGGAAATTCTGGTGATTTATGACGACTTGGATTTGCCCTTTGGTCGGCTGCGGTTGCGGGCCCAGGGGTCGGCCGGCGGTCACAACGGGATCAAGTCCATCATCGCTCACTTGGGTACTCAGGAATTTCCCCGCCTGCGCATCGGCATCGGTCGTCCGCTGGGGGGAGACAGCGCCCATTACGTGCTGGCACCTTTCCCGCCGGAACAGGAGGCCCTGCTGCCCCGTTTGCTAGGGGAAGTGGTGCGCGTGGTGGATCTCATACAACAACAGGGCTTGGAACGGACCATGAATGTGGCCAATACCTGGGTGCTGCCTACGCCCTAG
- the nrdJ gene encoding ribonucleoside-triphosphate reductase, adenosylcobalamin-dependent: protein MTQAPERFLNLTDRTLEAELDHRMSRYGLNPCGEIIGADFHCNLAEIHLNQIDPHNLEEQEKAFTAGALTVAALLHHRFVEPRFQYSRAIDPIVGVSFTGLFDFFVHAFGKVWLQWWAAGRPDDDLGVRFRQKEADYLTFWQGVVHRVVWDYCDRHGLRRPNRCTTVQPAGTKSLLTNASPGWHPPKAQRYIRRITFAKNDPVALACMDYGYSVVPGQADKDDQGQLLNDPFDPRCREWLVEIPVAVSWADIADEAGVDISRFSALAQFDFYMNVQRHYTTHNTSATIEFREQEIEPLAERIYRAIHQDEGYISAALLARFDALQTFPRLPFEPISKDRYEELMQAVLRRRKSDDFGALLRQYDQPQMPLAPEVAACEGMTCATPSSPPATG, encoded by the coding sequence ATGACCCAAGCCCCGGAACGTTTCCTGAACCTGACAGACAGGACCCTAGAGGCGGAACTAGACCACCGCATGAGTCGTTATGGGCTAAATCCCTGCGGGGAAATCATCGGCGCCGACTTTCACTGTAACCTGGCGGAAATTCACCTGAACCAAATTGATCCCCACAACTTGGAGGAGCAGGAAAAGGCCTTTACGGCGGGGGCATTGACGGTGGCCGCCTTGTTGCATCACCGGTTTGTGGAACCCCGATTTCAGTACTCTAGGGCAATTGACCCCATCGTCGGCGTGTCGTTTACGGGGCTGTTTGATTTCTTTGTGCATGCCTTTGGCAAAGTGTGGCTGCAGTGGTGGGCTGCCGGCCGACCGGATGACGATTTGGGGGTGAGGTTTCGCCAGAAAGAAGCGGACTACTTGACCTTTTGGCAAGGGGTGGTCCACCGGGTGGTGTGGGATTACTGCGACCGGCATGGCCTGCGGCGGCCCAATCGCTGTACAACGGTGCAACCGGCAGGAACCAAAAGCTTGCTAACCAATGCCTCCCCGGGTTGGCATCCCCCCAAGGCCCAGCGTTATATCCGCCGCATTACCTTTGCCAAAAATGACCCGGTGGCCTTGGCCTGCATGGACTACGGCTACAGCGTGGTGCCGGGACAGGCGGATAAGGATGATCAGGGGCAATTGCTCAATGACCCCTTTGACCCCCGCTGCAGGGAATGGCTGGTGGAAATTCCGGTGGCGGTCTCCTGGGCGGATATTGCCGACGAGGCGGGGGTGGACATCAGCCGGTTCAGCGCCCTGGCCCAATTTGATTTCTACATGAACGTGCAGCGTCACTACACCACCCACAACACCTCGGCCACGATTGAGTTTCGCGAGCAGGAGATTGAGCCGCTGGCCGAGCGGATTTACCGGGCCATTCACCAGGATGAAGGCTATATCAGCGCAGCGCTCCTGGCCCGCTTCGACGCCCTGCAAACCTTTCCGCGACTGCCCTTTGAACCCATCAGCAAGGACCGTTACGAGGAATTGATGCAGGCGGTGTTGCGCCGGCGGAAATCCGATGATTTTGGAGCGCTGTTGCGGCAGTACGACCAGCCCCAAATGCCCCTGGCGCCGGAGGTGGCAGCCTGTGAAGGGATGACCTGTGCAACTCCCAGTTCACCGCCGGCTACCGGCTAG
- a CDS encoding DUF3318 domain-containing protein: MPNYSAATDAYQGEFRRLQGLLPMEMRGWVTVVPSTAMNPPVITSEEVDKDQVEIQIDPVRWEQLAIDQRNLLFWHEVARIQSDTLPKEGWEMAALAIGLGGTVGELWVQDTLLLLLSLGLTGFAGYRLWRRHQKQNALKWAIQADERAIQLATQHGYTLPAAYKSLGSALKLLAEQTPNKNLRRRYEARLDALKRSAQRAKQASQGRSRA; encoded by the coding sequence ATGCCTAACTACAGTGCCGCGACCGACGCCTACCAGGGGGAATTCCGCCGTCTGCAGGGGTTATTGCCCATGGAGATGCGGGGCTGGGTGACGGTGGTGCCCAGTACAGCTATGAACCCCCCAGTGATCACCAGCGAAGAGGTGGACAAAGACCAGGTGGAAATCCAAATCGATCCGGTGCGGTGGGAGCAACTGGCCATTGACCAGCGCAATTTGCTCTTCTGGCATGAGGTGGCCCGTATCCAGAGCGATACCTTGCCTAAGGAGGGCTGGGAGATGGCGGCCCTGGCCATTGGTTTGGGGGGTACCGTCGGGGAACTGTGGGTGCAGGATACCCTACTGCTGCTTTTATCCCTGGGGCTAACGGGGTTTGCCGGGTATCGGCTGTGGCGGCGGCACCAGAAACAAAACGCCCTCAAGTGGGCTATCCAGGCCGATGAACGGGCTATTCAACTGGCGACCCAACACGGTTACACCCTGCCAGCGGCCTACAAGAGCCTGGGAAGCGCCCTGAAACTCCTGGCAGAACAAACCCCCAACAAGAACTTACGTCGGCGTTACGAAGCACGATTGGATGCCCTGAAACGGAGCGCCCAGCGGGCTAAACAAGCTAGTCAGGGCCGTTCCCGGGCCTAA
- a CDS encoding response regulator transcription factor, translated as MPRILVIDDDAAITELVKVNLELAGYDVSEANDGVKGQALAIQLMPDLIMLDLMLPRVDGLTLCQRLRRDERTSHIPILMLTALSQTQDKVEGFNAGADDYLTKPFEVQEMLARVRALLRRADRIPQAAHGEILSYGPLTLIPERFEAIWFDKTIKLTHLEFDLLHCLLQRHGQTVSPSDILREVWGYDPDDDIETIRVHVRHLRTKLEPDPRHPKYIKTVYGAGYCLELPPTDGKLPTGRPETTASPPQT; from the coding sequence ATGCCACGGATTTTAGTGATTGATGATGATGCCGCCATTACAGAATTGGTGAAGGTGAATCTGGAATTGGCGGGTTATGATGTTAGCGAAGCCAATGATGGGGTCAAGGGACAGGCCCTGGCGATTCAGTTAATGCCGGATTTAATCATGCTGGATTTGATGTTGCCGCGGGTGGATGGGTTGACCCTATGCCAGCGGCTGCGGCGGGATGAACGGACCAGTCACATTCCCATCTTGATGCTGACCGCCCTGAGCCAGACCCAGGACAAGGTGGAGGGCTTTAACGCCGGCGCCGACGATTACCTAACCAAACCGTTTGAGGTGCAGGAGATGCTGGCGCGGGTGCGGGCCTTATTGCGGCGCGCCGACCGGATTCCTCAGGCGGCCCACGGTGAAATTCTCAGCTACGGCCCTTTGACCTTGATCCCGGAGCGGTTTGAGGCGATTTGGTTTGACAAGACGATCAAGCTGACCCATTTGGAATTCGACCTACTGCATTGTTTATTGCAACGCCACGGGCAAACGGTGTCACCCAGCGACATCCTCAGGGAGGTGTGGGGGTACGACCCGGACGATGACATTGAGACCATCCGGGTACATGTACGGCATTTGCGCACCAAGCTAGAGCCGGACCCCCGCCATCCCAAGTACATCAAAACGGTCTACGGGGCGGGTTATTGCCTGGAACTGCCACCTACGGATGGTAAACTGCCCACGGGCCGGCCGGAGACCACAGCATCTCCGCCCCAAACCTGA
- a CDS encoding photosystem I assembly protein Ycf4 — protein sequence MATETVTPTCYRESIQGARRWSNYWWATVTGLGGLGFVLAGISSYTHVNLLPFADPTQLLFIPQGIVMGAYGVAGLLLSGFLWLLILWDVGGGYNEFDKEKQRVTIFRWGWPGKNRRVELTYDLGEVQAIRVAVRDNFLNPRRALYLRLRGKRDIPLTQVGRPMALAELEERAARLARFLGVPVEGL from the coding sequence ATGGCGACGGAAACGGTCACGCCGACGTGCTACCGGGAGAGCATTCAGGGTGCGCGCCGCTGGAGCAATTACTGGTGGGCAACAGTGACCGGTCTGGGGGGGCTCGGATTTGTGCTGGCGGGAATTTCCAGTTATACCCACGTGAATTTGCTACCCTTTGCCGACCCGACCCAGTTGTTATTTATTCCCCAGGGGATCGTGATGGGGGCCTACGGGGTGGCGGGTCTGCTGTTGAGCGGCTTTTTGTGGCTGTTGATTCTCTGGGACGTGGGGGGCGGCTACAACGAATTTGATAAGGAAAAGCAGCGGGTGACGATTTTCCGCTGGGGCTGGCCGGGAAAAAACCGGCGGGTGGAATTGACCTATGACCTGGGGGAGGTGCAAGCGATCCGGGTGGCGGTTAGGGATAATTTCCTTAATCCCCGGCGGGCGTTGTATCTGCGGCTGCGGGGCAAGCGGGATATTCCCCTGACCCAGGTGGGGCGACCGATGGCCCTGGCGGAACTGGAGGAGCGGGCGGCCCGGTTGGCCCGGTTTTTGGGGGTGCCGGTGGAGGGCTTGTGA